Proteins encoded together in one Flavobacterium keumense window:
- a CDS encoding bifunctional UDP-3-O-[3-hydroxymyristoyl] N-acetylglucosamine deacetylase/3-hydroxyacyl-ACP dehydratase — translation MVKQKTIKTAISLTGVGLHTGKEVTMTFKPAPANNGFTFIRVDLEGQPVIEADANYVVNTQRGTNLEKLGVQIQTPEHVLAALTGCDLDNVIIELNSSELPIMDGSSKYFVEAIEKAGVEEQEAKRNVYVVKEVISFTDEATGSEILVMPSDNYCITTMVDFGTKILGTQNATMKCLSEFKQEFSDSRTFSFLHELESLLDNGLIKGGDLNNAIVYVDKEISAATMENLKKAFGKDELTVKPNGILDNLTLHYPNEAARHKLLDVVGDLSLIGTRIQGKVIANKPGHYVNTQFAKKLSKIIKIEQRNFVPTYDLHQEPLMDIHQIMATLPHRPPFLLIDRIIEMSENHVVGMKNVTMNENFFVGHFPEAPVMPGVLIVEAMAQTGGVLVLSTVPDPENYLTYFMKMDNVKFKHKVLPGDTLIFKCDLITPIRRGICHMQANAYANGKLVAEAELMAQIAKKQ, via the coding sequence ATGGTTAAACAAAAAACCATCAAAACAGCAATCTCATTAACGGGTGTTGGATTGCATACAGGTAAAGAAGTTACAATGACTTTCAAACCTGCTCCAGCAAATAATGGTTTTACCTTTATTCGAGTAGATTTAGAAGGTCAACCTGTTATTGAAGCAGATGCTAATTATGTTGTTAATACACAACGCGGTACTAATTTAGAGAAATTAGGGGTTCAAATTCAAACTCCAGAACATGTTTTAGCAGCATTAACAGGTTGTGATTTGGATAATGTTATCATTGAGTTGAATTCATCAGAGTTACCTATTATGGATGGCTCTTCTAAATATTTTGTAGAAGCGATTGAAAAAGCAGGAGTTGAGGAACAAGAGGCTAAACGTAATGTGTATGTAGTTAAAGAAGTAATTTCTTTTACAGATGAAGCAACAGGAAGTGAAATTTTAGTAATGCCAAGTGATAATTATTGCATTACTACGATGGTAGATTTTGGAACTAAAATTTTAGGCACTCAAAATGCCACAATGAAATGTCTTTCTGAGTTCAAACAAGAATTTTCAGACTCAAGAACGTTTAGTTTTTTACATGAATTAGAATCTCTTTTGGATAATGGATTGATTAAAGGTGGTGATTTAAATAACGCTATTGTATATGTAGATAAAGAAATTTCTGCTGCTACAATGGAAAATCTTAAAAAAGCATTTGGAAAAGACGAACTAACTGTGAAACCAAATGGTATTTTAGATAATTTAACGTTGCATTATCCTAACGAGGCAGCTAGACATAAATTGTTAGATGTTGTGGGTGATTTATCTTTGATTGGTACAAGAATCCAAGGGAAAGTTATTGCCAATAAACCAGGCCATTATGTTAATACACAATTTGCAAAAAAGCTGTCTAAAATTATCAAAATAGAACAACGTAATTTTGTTCCAACCTATGATTTACATCAAGAACCATTGATGGATATTCATCAAATCATGGCTACATTGCCACATCGCCCTCCTTTTTTATTGATTGATAGAATTATCGAAATGTCAGAAAATCATGTGGTGGGAATGAAAAATGTAACCATGAACGAGAATTTCTTCGTAGGTCATTTTCCTGAAGCTCCAGTAATGCCTGGTGTTTTAATTGTGGAAGCAATGGCGCAAACAGGAGGAGTTTTGGTTTTAAGTACAGTTCCTGATCCAGAAAATTATTTGACTTATTTCATGAAAATGGATAATGTTAAGTTCAAACACAAAGTACTCCCTGGAGATACTTTGATTTTCAAATGTGACTTGATTACTCCAATACGAAGAGGTATTTGTCATATGCAAGCTAATGCTTATGCTAATGGTAAA
- the lpxD gene encoding UDP-3-O-(3-hydroxymyristoyl)glucosamine N-acyltransferase: MKFTAEQIAGILEGEVVGNPNAEVFKLSKIEEGQEGSLTFLSNPKYQNFIYTTQASVTIVNKTFVPETNLTTTLIKVKDAYSAFTKLLEFYNQVKLNKTGIENPSFMDETVQYGTDLYLGSFSYVGKNVVLGNNVKIYPNSFIGDNAVIGDNVTIFAGGKIYSETVIGNNCTIHSGAVIGADGFGFAPNPDGTYKKIPQIGNVVIEDDVEIGACTTIDRATMGSTIIRKGVKLDNQIQIAHNVEIGENTVIAAQTGIAGSTKIGKNGMIGGQVGFAGHITVGDNVGIKAKSGITKNVKDGQIMQGSLAFGYTDFSKSYIHFKNLPKIVAELEELKKEILNQKNKQNG; the protein is encoded by the coding sequence ATGAAGTTTACAGCAGAACAAATAGCGGGAATTTTAGAAGGAGAAGTAGTAGGTAATCCTAATGCCGAAGTTTTTAAATTGTCAAAAATAGAGGAGGGGCAAGAAGGTTCTTTAACTTTTTTGTCTAATCCCAAATATCAAAATTTTATATACACTACACAAGCATCTGTAACGATAGTTAATAAAACATTCGTTCCTGAAACTAATTTAACTACTACTTTGATTAAAGTAAAAGATGCATACAGCGCCTTTACTAAACTGTTAGAATTCTATAATCAAGTAAAATTGAACAAGACAGGTATTGAAAATCCTTCTTTTATGGATGAAACGGTTCAATATGGTACTGATTTGTATCTTGGAAGTTTTAGTTATGTTGGTAAAAACGTGGTTTTAGGAAATAATGTCAAAATTTACCCCAATTCATTTATCGGTGATAATGCAGTGATTGGAGACAATGTAACTATTTTTGCAGGAGGAAAAATTTATTCTGAAACGGTAATTGGAAATAATTGTACAATTCATTCCGGAGCGGTTATAGGTGCCGACGGTTTTGGGTTTGCACCCAATCCAGACGGTACTTACAAAAAAATTCCTCAAATTGGGAATGTAGTTATTGAAGATGATGTTGAGATAGGTGCCTGCACTACGATAGATAGAGCTACAATGGGTTCTACAATCATTCGTAAAGGAGTTAAATTAGACAATCAAATTCAAATTGCTCATAATGTAGAAATTGGAGAAAATACTGTAATAGCTGCTCAAACAGGAATCGCAGGTTCTACTAAAATTGGGAAAAACGGTATGATTGGGGGGCAAGTAGGTTTTGCGGGCCATATTACAGTGGGAGATAATGTCGGGATTAAGGCCAAATCGGGTATCACTAAAAATGTAAAGGATGGACAAATTATGCAAGGGAGTCTTGCTTTTGGCTATACTGATTTTTCAAAATCATACATTCATTTTAAAAACCTACCTAAAATTGTAGCGGAGTTAGAAGAGTTAAAAAAAGAAATACTAAACCAAAAAAATAAACAAAATGGTTAA
- a CDS encoding HD domain-containing protein yields MNPINKLKIFNDPIYGFITIPNALIYDLIQHPYFQRLRRISQMGLSYLVYPGANHTRFHHALGCMHLMQKAVDVLRFKGVSISEEEENALYIAILLHDIGHGPFSHAMEKSIVEDVHHEAISLLFMNQLNQEFNGQLSLAIQVFKGEYHRKFMLQLISSQLDMDRMDYLKRDSFYSGVAEGNVNSERLIQMMNVVDDVLVIEEKGIYSVEKFLMSRRLMYWQAYLHKTSLVAELILTKTLKRAKELVLKGVQLPCSEPLLFFMQNRITLEDFDAQTLDLFSQLDDFDIISALKSWQRQDDFILSSLSKMIINRDLPKIKVASEKVVFDEIALLQERFSVENNISISDSNYFIFKGKIKNQAYSKEAEPIRILKKDKTIEDVVEASDQLNLKSLSKLVTKYYICFPKQLV; encoded by the coding sequence GTGAACCCAATCAATAAACTTAAAATATTTAATGATCCTATTTATGGATTTATAACTATTCCAAACGCTTTAATCTACGACTTAATTCAGCATCCTTATTTTCAACGTTTGAGACGTATTTCTCAAATGGGATTATCTTATTTGGTCTATCCTGGAGCCAATCATACTCGTTTTCATCACGCTTTAGGATGCATGCATTTGATGCAAAAAGCAGTTGATGTACTTCGATTTAAAGGAGTTTCTATTTCTGAGGAAGAAGAAAATGCTCTATACATAGCCATATTATTGCATGATATCGGTCACGGTCCATTTTCTCACGCCATGGAAAAAAGCATTGTCGAGGATGTTCATCATGAGGCTATATCATTGTTGTTCATGAATCAATTGAATCAAGAATTCAATGGACAATTGAGCTTGGCTATTCAGGTTTTTAAAGGAGAATACCATCGTAAATTCATGTTGCAATTGATATCAAGTCAGTTGGATATGGATCGAATGGATTATTTAAAACGGGATAGTTTTTATTCTGGTGTGGCTGAAGGAAATGTCAATTCTGAGCGTTTGATTCAAATGATGAATGTGGTGGATGATGTTTTGGTCATTGAGGAAAAAGGAATTTATTCGGTAGAGAAATTCTTGATGTCACGACGCTTAATGTATTGGCAAGCCTATTTGCATAAAACTAGTTTGGTCGCTGAATTAATTTTGACTAAAACATTGAAACGTGCCAAAGAATTGGTTTTAAAAGGAGTTCAATTGCCTTGCAGTGAGCCGTTGTTGTTTTTTATGCAAAACCGAATTACTCTTGAAGATTTTGATGCTCAAACATTGGATTTGTTTTCTCAATTGGATGATTTTGATATTATCAGTGCCTTAAAATCGTGGCAGCGACAAGATGACTTTATTTTGTCTTCATTGAGTAAAATGATTATCAATAGAGATTTGCCTAAGATAAAAGTGGCTTCTGAGAAAGTTGTTTTTGATGAAATAGCACTATTACAAGAACGTTTTTCGGTAGAAAATAATATATCAATTTCAGATAGTAATTACTTTATTTTTAAAGGGAAAATAAAAAATCAAGCTTACAGCAAAGAAGCTGAACCTATTCGTATTTTGAAAAAAGATAAAACTATTGAAGATGTAGTAGAAGCGTCAGACCAATTGAATTTGAAATCATTATCAAAATTGGTAACTAAATATTACATTTGCTTTCCAAAACAACTGGTTTAA
- a CDS encoding 3-keto-disaccharide hydrolase, with protein MKTKTIKNAVLLTVFSVTASFAQHAFVNTPPEVSPMPMKPEMTEIWNPEVKVITPAKKIGDAPSDAIILFDGKNLNQWVNKKDNSKPAGWKIVNNDYFEVVPESGDIQTIMKFGDCQLHIEWSAPDEVVDGGQMRGNSGIFFQNRYELQVLDSYNNRTYANGQAGSIYKDHPPLVNAMKTPLEWNVYDVIYTAPRFKANGLIDAPARITVFHNGVVVQNNATINGLTLYMGLHNYPEAHGEDVISLQDHGCKTQFRNIWLRRL; from the coding sequence ATGAAAACTAAAACAATTAAAAACGCTGTATTGCTAACTGTATTTTCAGTTACAGCGTCTTTTGCACAACACGCTTTTGTAAACACTCCTCCAGAGGTTTCGCCAATGCCAATGAAACCTGAAATGACTGAAATTTGGAATCCAGAAGTAAAAGTAATTACTCCCGCTAAGAAAATTGGGGATGCACCTTCGGATGCAATTATCTTATTTGATGGTAAAAACTTAAATCAGTGGGTGAATAAAAAAGACAATAGTAAGCCTGCGGGATGGAAAATTGTAAATAATGATTATTTTGAAGTAGTTCCGGAATCAGGAGACATTCAAACTATAATGAAATTTGGAGATTGTCAGTTACACATCGAGTGGAGTGCTCCAGATGAAGTGGTTGACGGCGGACAAATGAGAGGTAATAGTGGTATTTTTTTTCAAAATCGATACGAGTTACAAGTACTAGACTCGTACAATAATAGAACTTATGCTAATGGTCAAGCAGGAAGTATTTATAAGGATCACCCGCCTTTGGTTAATGCGATGAAAACGCCTTTAGAATGGAATGTATATGATGTAATTTATACTGCACCTCGCTTTAAAGCGAATGGATTGATTGATGCGCCTGCTAGAATCACTGTTTTTCATAATGGAGTTGTGGTTCAAAATAACGCTACAATAAATGGATTGACTTTATATATGGGATTACACAATTACCCAGAAGCTCATGGTGAAGATGTTATTTCGCTTCAAGATCACGGTTGTAAAACACAATTCAGAAACATTTGGTTAAGAAGATTATAA
- a CDS encoding bifunctional response regulator/alkaline phosphatase family protein, whose product MEDIIKILWVDDEIDLLKPHILFLEKKNYSVTTCNNGLDAIAIFEKNNFDIVFLDENMPGMSGLETLSEMKEKKSSVPMIMITKSEEEYIMEEAIGSKIADYLIKPVNPNQILLSLKKNLDHSRLISQKTTLDYQKEFRKITMEMATVNSFEDWIELYKKLIFWELQLENINDIGMSSILESQKIEANSQFGKFIERNYESWFEPKANRPVLSHTLFKELVVPEITKKDKPVLFIVIDNLRYDQWEVIENAVSNHYKLEKEIPYYAILPTATQYARNAIFSGLLPLEMEKQFPEYWKNDTDEGGKNMFEAEFLTAQLKRLGLNIKQDYFKITNLASGRKLVESFKSLKNNDLVTIVYNFVDMLSHAKTEMEVIKELAPDDKAYRSLTLSWFKNSPLLGMIQQAQKMGFKLIITTDHGTINVKNPSKVVGDKNTSLNLRYKTGRSLTYENKDVYAVKDPKKIGLPSINMSSSYIFAKNDLFLAYVNNFNHYVSYYKNTYQHGGISLEEMIVPFLVFNPR is encoded by the coding sequence ATGGAAGACATTATAAAAATACTTTGGGTAGATGATGAAATCGACCTATTAAAACCACACATTTTATTTCTTGAAAAGAAAAATTACAGTGTTACAACTTGTAATAACGGTTTGGACGCTATTGCTATTTTTGAAAAAAATAATTTTGATATTGTGTTTTTGGACGAAAATATGCCAGGAATGAGTGGATTAGAAACGCTTTCAGAAATGAAAGAAAAAAAATCATCCGTGCCTATGATTATGATTACCAAAAGCGAGGAAGAATACATTATGGAAGAAGCCATTGGTTCTAAAATTGCCGACTATTTAATAAAGCCCGTAAATCCGAATCAAATCCTGTTAAGTTTAAAAAAGAATCTAGACCACTCTCGTTTAATTTCTCAAAAAACCACTTTAGATTATCAAAAAGAATTTAGAAAGATCACCATGGAAATGGCTACCGTAAATTCTTTTGAAGATTGGATTGAATTGTATAAAAAATTGATTTTTTGGGAATTACAGCTCGAAAACATCAATGATATTGGAATGAGTTCCATCTTGGAATCTCAAAAAATAGAGGCTAATTCTCAATTTGGAAAATTTATCGAACGAAATTATGAATCTTGGTTTGAACCAAAAGCCAATCGTCCTGTTTTATCCCATACTTTGTTTAAAGAATTAGTTGTTCCAGAAATTACAAAAAAAGACAAACCCGTACTTTTTATTGTTATTGATAACCTGCGTTACGATCAATGGGAAGTTATAGAGAATGCTGTAAGTAATCATTATAAATTAGAAAAAGAAATACCTTATTATGCTATTTTGCCCACAGCAACTCAATATGCTCGAAATGCTATTTTTTCAGGTTTATTGCCTTTAGAAATGGAAAAACAATTTCCAGAATATTGGAAAAATGATACTGACGAAGGAGGAAAAAATATGTTTGAAGCCGAGTTTTTAACTGCACAGTTAAAACGTCTCGGATTGAACATCAAACAGGATTATTTTAAAATTACTAATCTGGCCAGCGGACGTAAATTAGTAGAAAGTTTCAAATCGTTAAAAAATAATGATTTAGTTACAATTGTCTATAATTTCGTCGATATGCTTTCTCATGCTAAAACTGAAATGGAGGTAATTAAAGAATTAGCTCCTGACGATAAAGCGTATCGATCTCTAACCTTAAGTTGGTTCAAAAATTCACCTCTTTTAGGTATGATTCAACAAGCACAAAAAATGGGATTTAAGTTAATAATTACCACAGACCACGGCACTATTAATGTTAAAAATCCTTCAAAAGTAGTGGGAGACAAAAATACGAGCTTGAATTTACGCTACAAAACAGGTCGAAGCCTTACCTACGAAAACAAAGATGTTTACGCTGTAAAAGATCCTAAAAAAATAGGATTGCCTAGCATCAATATGAGTAGTTCTTATATTTTTGCAAAAAATGATTTGTTTTTGGCGTATGTCAATAACTTCAATCATTATGTTAGTTATTATAAAAATACGTACCAGCATGGAGGCATTTCGTTAGAAGAAATGATTGTCCCTTTTTTGGTTTTTAATCCCCGATAA
- the tsaE gene encoding tRNA (adenosine(37)-N6)-threonylcarbamoyltransferase complex ATPase subunit type 1 TsaE gives MEIVFTIDKLELVAQQIIAQQPNKVILFNGEMGVGKTTLIKQLCKELGVLDATSSPTFSLVNEYETTANQIVYHFDFYRLKNEMEALDMGADDYFYSENWCFIEWAEKIPNLIPEHHSVITIELLPDGKRHLKLIHL, from the coding sequence ATGGAAATAGTATTTACCATAGACAAACTTGAATTGGTTGCCCAACAAATCATTGCCCAACAACCAAATAAAGTGATCCTTTTTAATGGAGAAATGGGTGTTGGAAAAACGACTTTAATTAAACAATTATGCAAAGAGCTTGGAGTATTAGACGCAACAAGTAGTCCAACTTTTTCTTTAGTTAATGAATACGAAACTACTGCTAATCAAATTGTTTACCATTTTGATTTTTATCGGTTGAAAAATGAAATGGAAGCTTTGGATATGGGAGCCGATGATTATTTTTATTCGGAAAATTGGTGTTTTATCGAATGGGCAGAAAAAATTCCAAACCTTATTCCAGAACATCATTCGGTGATAACTATTGAATTACTTCCTGACGGAAAACGTCATTTAAAGTTAATCCATTTGTAA
- a CDS encoding alanine dehydrogenase: protein MSLSPFTKEQLLPQEEKLEIAKQKSELFIGIPKETSHQERRICLTPDAVNSLTCHGHRVMIESGAGESSSYSDKEYSDAGAEITQDPKRVFGCPMILKVEPASLPEIEMMNQNTIVISAIQIKTRKKEYFEALAKKKITALAFEYIKDEDGTYPAVKSLSEIAGTASVLIAAELMITNQFGKGLLFGNITGVPPTDVVILGAGTVGEFAAKTAIGLGANVKVFDNSITKLRRLQNNLNQRIFTSTIQPKSLLKALRRCDVAIGAMRGIERCPVVVTETMVEHMKKGAVIVDVSIDTGGCFETSEVTTHEKPTFIKNNVVHYCVPNIPSRYSKTASLSISNIITPYLMQIAEDGGIESAIRCNKGLKNGVYMYHGILTNKAISDWFGLPDSDINLIVF, encoded by the coding sequence ATGTCGCTATCACCTTTTACTAAAGAACAATTATTGCCTCAGGAAGAGAAACTCGAAATTGCAAAGCAAAAAAGCGAACTTTTTATTGGTATTCCAAAAGAAACCAGTCATCAAGAACGCCGAATTTGCTTGACACCTGACGCTGTGAATTCATTGACTTGCCATGGACATCGTGTGATGATTGAGTCAGGTGCTGGTGAAAGTTCGAGTTATTCTGACAAGGAATATTCCGATGCTGGAGCCGAGATAACTCAAGATCCAAAAAGAGTATTTGGTTGCCCGATGATTCTAAAAGTAGAACCAGCAAGTTTGCCAGAGATCGAAATGATGAATCAAAATACTATTGTCATTTCGGCCATTCAGATTAAGACCAGAAAAAAAGAATATTTTGAAGCTTTGGCAAAGAAAAAAATAACCGCTTTGGCTTTCGAATACATTAAAGATGAAGATGGTACGTATCCTGCAGTCAAATCCTTAAGCGAAATTGCTGGAACAGCATCGGTATTAATTGCAGCTGAATTGATGATTACCAATCAATTTGGAAAAGGCTTACTATTTGGCAATATAACGGGGGTTCCTCCTACAGATGTGGTTATTTTAGGTGCTGGAACAGTGGGCGAATTTGCTGCAAAAACTGCTATTGGGCTGGGTGCTAATGTCAAAGTTTTTGATAATTCAATTACCAAATTACGTCGTTTGCAAAACAATTTAAACCAACGTATTTTCACTTCTACAATTCAGCCTAAATCATTGCTAAAAGCATTAAGACGTTGCGATGTGGCTATTGGCGCTATGCGCGGCATAGAACGTTGTCCTGTAGTAGTAACCGAAACCATGGTGGAACACATGAAAAAAGGCGCTGTCATAGTAGATGTCAGTATTGATACAGGAGGCTGTTTTGAAACTTCAGAGGTAACCACTCACGAAAAACCAACCTTTATCAAAAACAATGTGGTGCATTATTGTGTTCCCAACATCCCTTCTCGCTATTCAAAAACCGCTTCACTATCCATCAGTAATATTATTACGCCTTATTTGATGCAAATTGCCGAAGATGGGGGTATCGAAAGTGCCATTCGTTGTAACAAAGGATTAAAAAACGGTGTATATATGTACCACGGAATATTGACCAACAAAGCTATTAGCGATTGGTTTGGCCTACCAGATAGCGATATTAATTTAATTGTTTTTTAA
- a CDS encoding DUF4258 domain-containing protein, with the protein MKFFQRFAYYFVGLIMGLFFVSMVFSGKDTRCNYFPNARVLNDLRNKPFNYSPKATQILAQPWIDTTDIRNTLQYGDIDFDQSNIAVGKGKKYVIEGKTVKNQEIILTITNYSDKVVLEDIAKK; encoded by the coding sequence ATGAAATTCTTTCAACGTTTTGCGTATTATTTTGTGGGCCTTATTATGGGGCTGTTCTTCGTTTCAATGGTGTTTAGCGGAAAAGATACCCGTTGTAATTATTTCCCAAATGCACGCGTTTTAAATGATTTAAGAAACAAACCATTTAATTATTCTCCAAAGGCAACTCAAATTCTAGCACAACCTTGGATTGATACTACCGATATTAGAAACACATTACAATATGGCGATATCGATTTTGACCAAAGTAATATTGCTGTGGGAAAAGGAAAAAAATATGTTATTGAAGGCAAAACAGTAAAAAATCAAGAAATCATACTTACTATAACCAACTATTCTGATAAAGTAGTTTTAGAGGATATAGCTAAAAAGTAA
- the ung gene encoding uracil-DNA glycosylase, with the protein MQLQLNSKWRAILAEEIQQPYFSELLGIVDLEYQNHTCYPPKDLIFSAFEQCSFSHTKVVIIGQDPYHGKGEANGLCFSVNDGIKIPPSLRNIYRELVDDLGNIFIPNSGNLESWANQGVLLLNAGLTVREDLPNSHKHLQWGQFTDAVIQKISDEKEHVVFLLWGSFAHKKGAKINREKHLVLESGHPSPMSANQGKWFGNKHFSKTNAYLESKGLKPINWLNQ; encoded by the coding sequence ATGCAACTCCAATTGAATTCAAAATGGCGAGCTATTTTAGCAGAAGAAATTCAGCAACCCTATTTCAGTGAATTACTAGGAATAGTGGATTTGGAGTATCAAAATCACACCTGTTACCCTCCTAAAGATTTGATTTTTTCTGCTTTTGAACAGTGTAGTTTTTCACATACCAAAGTAGTGATCATTGGTCAAGATCCTTATCACGGAAAAGGAGAGGCGAATGGCTTGTGTTTTTCAGTCAATGATGGTATAAAAATTCCACCTTCTTTGCGTAATATTTACAGGGAATTAGTAGATGATTTGGGTAATATATTTATACCTAATTCTGGGAATTTGGAGTCGTGGGCTAATCAAGGCGTTTTGTTATTGAATGCTGGATTGACCGTTAGAGAGGACTTGCCGAATAGTCATAAACATTTGCAATGGGGTCAATTTACAGATGCCGTGATTCAAAAAATATCGGATGAAAAAGAACATGTCGTTTTTTTACTTTGGGGCAGTTTTGCTCACAAAAAAGGAGCTAAGATAAACCGAGAAAAACATTTGGTTTTAGAATCCGGACATCCATCGCCTATGAGTGCCAATCAAGGAAAATGGTTTGGGAATAAGCATTTTAGTAAAACCAATGCGTATTTAGAATCTAAAGGCCTGAAACCAATAAATTGGCTGAATCAATAA